The DNA region GTCGCAGTCCGGGGTCGCTTTTTTCGAGGCATTCGATCACTTGATCGGCCAGCCGATCGGCCGGCAGCTCGCCGGCTGCTAGCACCAGCTCGGGGCGGTCGGGCGCCTCGTAGGGGGCGTCGATGCCGGTGAAGTCGCGGATCTCACCCGCCCGCGCCTTCTTGTACAGGCCCTTGGGGTCGCGCGCCTCACACACCTCCAGCGGGGCGTCAACAAACACCTCAACAAAATCTCCGTCGGCCAGTGCGGCGCGGGCAGCCTGGCGGTCAGCGCGGTAGGGGCTGACGAACGCGGTGAGCGTCACCAGACCAGCGTCGCAGAACAATTGCGCCACCGCCGCAACGCGGCGG from Pirellulimonas nuda includes:
- the cysC gene encoding adenylyl-sulfate kinase, giving the protein MSTPQVVWHQQSVDRGMREAQGGHRGRVVWFTGLSGSGKSTVANLVDQKLHARGVRTYLLDGDNVRHGLNATPKMLEELHGAGFAQRFGLGFGPEDRTENIRRVAAVAQLFCDAGLVTLTAFVSPYRADRQAARAALADGDFVEVFVDAPLEVCEARDPKGLYKKARAGEIRDFTGIDAPYEAPDRPELVLAAGELPADRLADQVIECLEKSDPGLRRHDIR